From a region of the Phaseolus vulgaris cultivar G19833 chromosome 6, P. vulgaris v2.0, whole genome shotgun sequence genome:
- the LOC137833453 gene encoding uncharacterized protein — protein MLLECYDEFDDYMVVYFETPTDWSSDYACKILKPREGLWKPMEKGFCAGGRNMKFNMPVHDNGVIHFISDCGSYITKGSPYFEPYIMFYNLKNGTSTMLRLSKNARKSSTDEKCDMSIFNWSKVSMASSSICLVRLKRFTFKVWILKDYKTSRWRRIMKVKTTEMGLKEKYPTITGFTVINGELLIFATEKYIYRCGLIGENYMKIEEICENKCKYYVSLTSYMDTLRPCGPEAISLLC, from the coding sequence ATGTTGTTGGAGTGTTATGATGAGTTTGATGATTATATGGTGGTTTATTTTGAAACCCCAACTGATTGGTCTTCAGATTATGCATGCAAAATTTTGAAGCCTCGGGAAGGATTGTGGAAACCAATGGAAAAGGGTTTTTGTGCAGGTGGTAGAAACATGAAGTTTAACATGCCTGTGCATGACAATGGAGTCATCCACTTCATTTCTGATTGTGGCTCTTACATCACTAAAGGGAGCCCTTATTTTGAACCCTATATAATGTTCTACAATCTCAAGAATGGAACCTCCACAATGCTCAGGTTGTCCAAAAATGCTAGAAAGAGTTCAACTGACGAGAAGTGTGACATGAGCATTTTCAACTGGAGTAAGGTGTCAATGGCAAGTTCCTCCATTTGCTTGGTAAGACTTAAAAGATTTACTTTCAAAGTTTGGATTCTGAAAGATTATAAAACAAGTAGGTGGAGGAGAATTATGAAGGTAAAAACAACAGAAATGGGTTTGAAGGAAAAATACCCTACAATCACAGGCTTCACGGTTATAAATGGTGAACTTCTCATTTTTGCTACTGAAAAATATATCTACCGTTGTGGCTTGATCGGAGAAAACTACATGAAGATTGAGGAAATATGTGAAAACAAATGTAAATATTATGTTTCTCTTACTTCATACATGGATACTCTTCGTCCATGTGGACCTGAAGCTATATCTTTGCTATGTTAG
- the LOC137831299 gene encoding protein transport protein SEC23 E-like isoform X2 gives MGEQSLDVLTASSFYVCFTGTLEINCSKEIKIQGVIGPCTSLEKKGPSVADSIIGEGNTTAWKMCVLDKSTCLTVMFDLSSSDRANTPGAVNPQLYLQFLTSYQDPTGQSVLRVTTVTRRGVDSTVSSEELVQGFDQETAEVVMARFASLKMESEETFDATRFLDW, from the exons ATGGGGGAACAGTCTCTTG ATGTACTCACTGCCAGCTCTTTTTATGTATGTTTCACTGGAACCCTGGAGATAAATTGCTCCAAGGAAATCAAAATTCAGGGAGTGATTGGGCCTTGCACTTCCTTGGAAAAG AAAGGGCCTTCTGTTGCTGATTCTATTATAGGAGAGGGAAACACAACGGCATGGAAGATGTGTGTCCTTGACAAAAGCACGTGCTTGACTGTGATGTTTGATCTTTCATCAAGTGATCGGGCAAACACCCCAGGTGCTGTGAACCCACAGTTGTACCTACAGTTCCTTACAAG TTACCAGGACCCAACTGGTCAATCAGTGCTTCGTGTCACGACAGTAACTAGGAGAGGGGTAGATAGTACTGTTAGCTCTGAG GAATTGGTTCAAGGATTTGACCAAGAAACCGCAGAAGTTGTAATGGCTAGATTTGCTTCTCTAAAAATGGAGAGTGAG GAAACATTCGATGCTACACGGTTCCTAGATTGGTAG
- the LOC137831299 gene encoding protein transport protein SEC23 E-like isoform X1, with protein MGEQSLGENSFILNVILTFSLLLMCFHFSLPLSLIYFRHFFLYLSSDVLTASSFYVCFTGTLEINCSKEIKIQGVIGPCTSLEKKGPSVADSIIGEGNTTAWKMCVLDKSTCLTVMFDLSSSDRANTPGAVNPQLYLQFLTSYQDPTGQSVLRVTTVTRRGVDSTVSSEELVQGFDQETAEVVMARFASLKMESEETFDATRFLDW; from the exons ATGGGGGAACAGTCTCTTGGTGAGAATTCGTTCATTTTGAATGTTATTCTGACATTTTCCCTTTTGTTAATGTGTTTTCATTTTTCTCTTCCCTTATCTCTTATTTACTTCagacatttttttctttatctgtCATCAGATGTACTCACTGCCAGCTCTTTTTATGTATGTTTCACTGGAACCCTGGAGATAAATTGCTCCAAGGAAATCAAAATTCAGGGAGTGATTGGGCCTTGCACTTCCTTGGAAAAG AAAGGGCCTTCTGTTGCTGATTCTATTATAGGAGAGGGAAACACAACGGCATGGAAGATGTGTGTCCTTGACAAAAGCACGTGCTTGACTGTGATGTTTGATCTTTCATCAAGTGATCGGGCAAACACCCCAGGTGCTGTGAACCCACAGTTGTACCTACAGTTCCTTACAAG TTACCAGGACCCAACTGGTCAATCAGTGCTTCGTGTCACGACAGTAACTAGGAGAGGGGTAGATAGTACTGTTAGCTCTGAG GAATTGGTTCAAGGATTTGACCAAGAAACCGCAGAAGTTGTAATGGCTAGATTTGCTTCTCTAAAAATGGAGAGTGAG GAAACATTCGATGCTACACGGTTCCTAGATTGGTAG
- the LOC137833454 gene encoding F-box protein At5g49610-like, whose amino-acid sequence MTMISSEIFPIYTYLPAKSLYRFKVVNKGFCNLPEEGFFLVNHVHNSLKRDDTCFFLQLERSCNEEVMLHPLPSQQGSGVSGKVLQFLSKSSQILASIKGLILCRVTDKTPSEFYICNPATKSRLPISLPINDENLNAHAHVMIMLLECYDEFDDYMVVHFETPTDWSSDYACKILKPREGLWKPMEKGFCAGGRNMKFNMPVHDNGVIHFISDCGSYITKGSPYFEPYIMSYNLKNGTSTMLKLSKTARKSSTDEKCDMSIFNWGKVSMASSSICLVRLKGFTFKVWILKDYKTSRWRSIMKLKTIEIGLKEKYPTITGFTVINGELLIFATEKYIYSCGLTDENYMKIKEICENKCKYYVSLTSYMDTLRPCGPGATPLLC is encoded by the coding sequence ATGACTATGATTTCAAGCGAGATATTTCCTATTTATACTTATTTGCCAGCAAAATCTCTTTACAGATTTAAAGTTGTGAACAAGGGGTTCTGCAATCTTCCAGAAGAAGGTTTTTTCCTAGTAAATCATGTTCATAACTCGTTGAAAAGAGATGATACATGTTTCTTCTTACAACTAGAGAGGTCGTGCAACGAAGAAGTTATGTTGCATCCATTACCTTCGCAACAAGGATCAGGTGTGTCTGGCAAGGTTCTTCAGTTCTTGTCAAAATCCAGTCAAATCTTAGCTTCAATCAAGGGATTGATTCTTTGTCGTGTAACAGATAAGACACCTTCTGAgttttacatttgcaacccagcTACAAAGTCTCGGTTGCCAATTTCTTTACCCATCAATGATGAAAATTTGAATGCGCATGCACATGTGATGATCATGTTGTTGGAGTGTTATGATGAGTTTGATGATTACATGGTGGTTCATTTTGAAACCCCAACTGATTGGTCTTCAGATTATGCATGCAAAATTTTGAAGCCTCGGGAAGGATTGTGGAAACCAATGGAAAAGGGTTTCTGTGCAGGTGGTAGAAATATGAAGTTTAACATGCCTGTGCATGACAATGGAGTCATCCACTTCATTTCAGATTGTGGCTCTTACATCACTAAAGGGAGCCCTTATTTTGAACCTTATATAATGTCCTACAATCTCAAGAATGGCACCTCCACAATGCTCAAGTTGTCCAAAACTGCTAGAAAGAGCTCAACTGATGAGAAGTGTGACATGAGCATTTTCAACTGGGGTAAGGTGTCAATGGCAAGTTCCTCCATTTGCTTGGTAAGACTTAAAGGATTTACTTTCAAAGTTTGGATTTTGAAAGATTATAAAACAAGTAGGTGGAGGAGCATTATGAAGTTAAAAACAATAGAAATTGGTTTGAAGGAAAAATACCCTACAATCACAGGCTTCACAGTTATAAATGGTGAACTTCTCATTTTTGCTACTGAAAAATATATCTACAGTTGTGGCTTGACTGATGAAAACTACATGAAGATTAAGGAAATATGTGAAAACAAATGTAAATACTATGTTTCTCTTACTTCATACATGGATACTCTTCGTCCATGTGGACCTGGAGCTACACCTTTGCTATGTTAG